From Methanocella paludicola SANAE, a single genomic window includes:
- the ftsZ gene encoding cell division protein FtsZ, which translates to MGIDSVVQEALKYTEMEREYRNDKGENTVGNDFEDFGLPQIKIVGCGGAGNNTINRLYNIGVNGAETIAVNTDKQHLDVIKADKKILVGKSLTRGLGAGGFPEIGKRAAELARSTLQEVLKDADLVFITAGMGGGTGTGTAPIVAQVAKEQGAIVVGMVSTPFKVERARMVKAEEGIADLRSAADTVIVLDNNRLLEYVPNLPLEQSFSVMDQLISETVKGISETITRPSLINLDFADVRAIMNAGGVAVMLVGETKSQDKSDNVVRNALNHPLLDVDYRGATGALVHITGGPDLTLREAENIAESLTYELDSHANVIWGARVQKDYEGKVRVLAIMTGVQSPQIMGKNAKGSAMASDEMPAGRIPMRGNNAKASKSIIDVIK; encoded by the coding sequence ATGGGAATAGATTCTGTTGTGCAAGAAGCACTGAAATACACGGAAATGGAACGTGAGTACAGGAACGACAAAGGGGAGAACACCGTAGGCAACGATTTCGAGGACTTCGGGCTGCCCCAGATCAAGATCGTCGGGTGCGGCGGTGCCGGTAACAATACCATCAACCGTCTATACAACATCGGCGTCAACGGCGCTGAGACCATTGCCGTCAACACCGATAAGCAGCACCTGGACGTCATCAAGGCCGACAAGAAGATCCTGGTGGGCAAGTCCCTGACCAGGGGCCTCGGCGCAGGCGGCTTCCCGGAGATCGGAAAGAGGGCCGCGGAATTAGCCAGAAGCACGCTGCAGGAAGTCCTGAAGGACGCAGACCTGGTCTTCATCACGGCGGGCATGGGAGGAGGAACCGGTACCGGCACGGCACCCATCGTAGCGCAGGTCGCTAAGGAGCAGGGCGCCATCGTCGTAGGCATGGTTTCCACGCCGTTCAAGGTCGAAAGGGCCAGGATGGTCAAGGCAGAAGAGGGTATCGCAGACTTAAGGTCGGCCGCTGACACGGTCATCGTGCTCGACAACAACAGGCTGCTCGAATATGTCCCGAACCTGCCCCTGGAGCAGTCGTTCTCCGTCATGGACCAGCTTATCTCTGAAACGGTCAAGGGCATTTCCGAGACCATCACGAGGCCTTCGCTCATTAACCTCGACTTCGCCGACGTTCGCGCTATCATGAACGCGGGCGGCGTCGCCGTCATGCTCGTGGGCGAGACCAAGAGCCAGGACAAGTCCGACAACGTCGTAAGGAACGCTCTCAACCACCCGCTGCTCGACGTCGACTACCGTGGCGCCACTGGTGCGTTAGTACATATCACCGGCGGCCCGGACCTGACGCTGAGAGAGGCGGAGAACATCGCCGAGTCGTTAACCTATGAGCTGGACTCCCACGCCAATGTTATCTGGGGCGCAAGGGTCCAGAAGGACTACGAGGGCAAGGTCAGAGTGCTCGCCATCATGACCGGCGTACAGTCGCCGCAGATCATGGGCAAGAACGCAAAGGGCTCCGCTATGGCATCGGACGAGATGCCGGCCGGCAGGATCCCGATGCGCGGCAACAACGCCAAGGCCTCTAAGTCCATCATCGACGTGATCAAGTGA